Proteins encoded by one window of Cylindrospermum stagnale PCC 7417:
- a CDS encoding heavy metal-responsive transcriptional regulator, translated as MLTQDRELLLIGQVTDQSGVPIRTIRYYESLGLLQSLGRTEGGFRQFSSDVLTRLAFIKRAQHLGLRLEEIRDILQVYDQGKPPCGDIKEKLAEKLSQIDHQIDQLLTLRSEIGKLLSDWKSTGGKQEDTICPIIQNSSQVSASKPKIVDQGQL; from the coding sequence GTGTTAACCCAGGACAGAGAACTGCTTTTAATTGGTCAGGTAACAGATCAGAGCGGAGTCCCCATTAGGACAATTCGCTATTATGAAAGTTTAGGTTTACTCCAGTCGTTAGGACGTACAGAGGGAGGATTTCGCCAGTTTTCATCGGATGTGCTGACTCGGTTAGCCTTCATTAAAAGGGCGCAACACCTTGGTCTTCGTCTGGAAGAAATTCGAGACATCCTTCAGGTGTATGACCAAGGAAAACCCCCCTGTGGTGATATCAAAGAAAAGTTGGCAGAAAAGCTCTCACAGATTGATCACCAAATTGATCAGTTATTGACCTTACGCTCGGAGATAGGGAAATTACTGTCAGACTGGAAGAGTACAGGCGGTAAGCAAGAGGATACTATTTGTCCCATCATTCAAAATAGCAGCCAGGTATCAGCGAGCAAGCCGAAAATCGTTGACCAAGGCCAGTTATGA
- a CDS encoding aromatic ring-hydroxylating oxygenase subunit alpha has translation MNFNSQNVSSTRKPKTFNNPERFIEGWYWVTPSRNLRVGEVKPITIFGRDLVIYRGKDKRAITLDAYCPHMGAHLAEGKVEGNELRCFFHHWKFDAEGICVDIPCLAEPLPVKLKSWPTAEKYGMIWVWTGETPQQPLPFVPELEIVDCVSALGSHFVTNCHPNVVMVNAIDAQHFNTVHKLLSEFIFDKQELNQNAITFSNISFSDKDSFLIKLIRPFYKNAITYDLCYWYGSTGTVTIGPKFLHFHIMFALRLVEGGKTEGQTIFIAKKRQGIFGWLSNRVVLWLTKILVHYFIQDDTKIFQTIRFDLKTPIKVDQSIMQLINHVERQKPLMWGTWNLARSRDGENRENREKWRDDLVND, from the coding sequence ATGAACTTTAACTCGCAGAATGTTAGCTCAACCCGTAAACCTAAAACTTTTAATAACCCAGAGCGTTTTATCGAGGGATGGTATTGGGTAACACCCTCTCGAAATCTGCGGGTGGGTGAGGTCAAACCTATCACAATCTTTGGTAGAGATCTAGTAATTTATCGTGGTAAAGATAAAAGAGCTATTACCTTGGATGCCTACTGTCCACACATGGGTGCTCACCTTGCTGAAGGCAAAGTCGAGGGTAATGAACTGCGCTGTTTCTTCCACCACTGGAAGTTTGATGCTGAAGGGATTTGTGTTGATATTCCCTGTTTAGCAGAGCCTCTTCCTGTGAAGTTAAAAAGTTGGCCCACTGCTGAGAAGTACGGGATGATTTGGGTTTGGACTGGGGAAACCCCACAACAACCTCTACCATTTGTCCCAGAATTGGAAATAGTAGACTGTGTCAGCGCGTTAGGTTCCCACTTCGTGACCAACTGTCACCCTAATGTAGTGATGGTGAATGCTATCGACGCTCAACACTTTAATACAGTTCACAAACTACTATCAGAATTTATCTTTGACAAACAGGAACTGAATCAAAATGCTATTACCTTTAGCAATATTTCATTCAGTGACAAAGATTCTTTTTTGATCAAACTTATCCGTCCCTTCTACAAAAATGCTATTACTTACGATCTTTGCTATTGGTACGGCAGTACTGGCACGGTGACAATTGGCCCCAAGTTTCTGCATTTCCACATTATGTTTGCATTGCGTCTTGTGGAAGGGGGAAAAACTGAGGGTCAGACCATATTTATTGCTAAGAAACGTCAGGGGATTTTCGGTTGGTTGTCTAATCGAGTTGTGCTGTGGCTGACTAAGATTTTGGTTCACTACTTTATTCAGGATGACACCAAAATTTTCCAGACGATTCGGTTTGATTTGAAAACCCCCATTAAGGTTGACCAGTCAATTATGCAGCTAATCAACCATGTTGAAAGACAGAAACCCCTAATGTGGGGAACTTGGAACTTAGCGCGATCCCGTGATGGAGAGAATAGGGAAAACCGCGAGAAATGGCGAGATGATCTCGTTAATGACTAA